One Aphelocoma coerulescens isolate FSJ_1873_10779 chromosome 6, UR_Acoe_1.0, whole genome shotgun sequence DNA window includes the following coding sequences:
- the NKX6-2 gene encoding homeobox protein Nkx-6.2, whose translation MLAVGQMDANRQSAFVLSSAPLAALHNMAEMKTSLFPYALQNPSGFKAPALGGLNTQLPLGTPHGISDILGRPVGSASNLLGGLPRINGLAASAGMYFSPAAVSRYPKPLAELPGRPPIFWPGVVQGSPWRDPRLACPAQTGMVLDKDGKKKHSRPTFSGQQIFALEKTFEQTKYLAGPERARLAYSLGMTESQVKVWFQNRRTKWRKRHAAEMASAKKKHDSETEKLKESSDNEDDDEYNKPLDPNSDDEKITRLLKKHKSTNLSLVSPCSTSSDTL comes from the exons ATGTTAGCGGTGGGACAGATGGATGCTAATCGCCAGAGCGCGTTCGTCCTTAGCAGTGCGCCGCTAGCCGCGCTGCACAACATGGCCGAGATGAAGACCTCCCTGTTCCCCTACGCCCTGCAGAACCCCTCCGGTTTCAAGGCGCCGGCCCTGGGCGGACTCAACACGCAACTCCCCTTGGGGACACCGCACGGAATAAGCGACATCCTGGGACGGCCCGTGGGCAGTGCCAGCAACCTGCTGGGCGGGCTGCCCCGCATCAACGGGCTGGCGGCTTCGGCCGGGATGTACTTCAGCCCCGCTGCCGTCTCCCGCTACCCGAAGCCTCTGGCGGAGCTGCCGGGACGGCCGCCCATTTTCTGGCCGGGAGTGGTGCAAGGCTCTCCCTGGAGAGACCCCCGGCTCGCCTGTCCCG CTCAGACGGGGATGGTTTTGGACAAGGACGGCAAGAAGAAACACTCTCGACCGACTTTCTCTGGGCAGCAGATATTTGCTTTAGAGAAAACCTTCGAACAGACGAAATACTTGGCAGGACCGGAGCGCGCCCGGCTCGCCTACTCCCTGGGGATGACCGAGAGCCAGGTGAAG GTTTGGTTCCAGAACAGACGGACCAAGTGGCGGAAGAGACACGCAGCAGAGATGGCCTCGGCGAAGAAGAAGCACGACTCGGAGACGGAGAAGCTGAAGGAGAGCTCGGACAATGAGGACGATGATGAATACAACAAGCCCCTGGACCCCAACTCAGATGACGAAAAAATCACGAGGCTATTGAAAAAGCACAAATCCACGAACCTGTCCCTCGTcagcccctgcagcaccagctcGGATACATTGTGA